In Rhinolophus ferrumequinum isolate MPI-CBG mRhiFer1 chromosome 18, mRhiFer1_v1.p, whole genome shotgun sequence, a genomic segment contains:
- the LOC117038473 gene encoding olfactory receptor 7A17-like — MYLITVFGNLLIILAVSSDSHLHTPMYFFLSNLSFVDICFTSTTVPKMLVNIQTQSKVITYEGCITQMYFFILFAGLDVNLLTVMAYDRFVAICHPLHYTVIMHPELCGQLVLVSWIIIISLFYLTSLGVYLSSSATHNARSSATASVLYTVVTPMLNPFIYSLRNKDIKGALKRFLGMAGRKITE, encoded by the exons ATGTACCTGATCACTGTGTTTGGAAACCTGCTCATCATCCTGGCCGTCAGCTCAGACTCCCACCtgcacacgcccatgtacttcttcctctccaacctGTCCTTTGTGGACATCTGTTTCACCTCCACCACCGTCCCCAAGATGCTGGTGAACATCCAGACGCAGAGCAAAGTCATAACCTATGAAGGCTGCATCACGCAGATGTACTTTTTTATACTCTTTGCAGGATTGGATGTCAACCTCCTGACcgtgatggcctatgaccgctttGTGGCCATCTGTCACCCCCTGCACTACACGGTCATCATGCACCCCGAGCTCTGTGGACAGTTGGTTCTGGTTTCCTGGATCATCA tcatttccttattttatttaacaagccTAGGAGTGTACCTCAGCTCCTCTGCTACCCACAATGCACGCTCTAGTGCTACAGCCTCGGTCCTGTACACAGTGGTCACCCCCATGCTGAACCCCTTCATCTACAGTCTCAGGAATAAAGACATAAAGGGGGCTCTGAAAAGATTCCTTGGGAtggcaggaagaaaaataacagagtGA